One window of Acomys russatus chromosome 28, mAcoRus1.1, whole genome shotgun sequence genomic DNA carries:
- the LOC127210798 gene encoding olfactory receptor 6C6-like, with protein MKNQSVEIVFILLGLTDDPQLQILIFLFLFFNYILSLMGNLTIILLTLLDPHLKTPMYFFLRNFSFLEIAFTTACIPRFLTSILTGDKTISYNACAAQLFFFFLSLITEFYLLAAMSYDRYVAICRPLHYPIIMNSRVCHLLVLSSWVTGFLVIFPPLLLGLKLDFCASKTIDHFLCDTSPVLQLSCTDTRFIEWMAFVLAVITLVITLILVILSYTLIIKTILKFPSAQQRRKAFSTCSSHMVVVSITYGSCIFMYMKTSARERVALNKGVAVLNTSVAPLLNPFIYTLRNQQVKDAFKHVLHRLCTSRNGELRFRQT; from the coding sequence atgaagaaccAGTCTGTGGAGATAGTGTTCATTTTGCTGGGACTGACAGATGACCCTCAGCTACAAATCctgattttcctgtttctgtttttcaactaCATCTTGAGCCTGATGGGGAACTTAACAATCATCCTCCTCACGCTGCTGGATCCACATCTCAAGACGCCAATGTACTTCTTCCTCCGCAACTTCTCCTTCTTAGAAATTGCATTTACAACTGCCTGCATTCCACGGTTCCTGACAAGCATTCTCACTGGAGACAAAACAATTTCCTACAATGCTTGTGCAGCTCaattattcttcttttttctatcaCTAATTACTGAGTTCTACCTCCTGGCTGCCATGTCCTAtgatcgctatgtggccatctgcagaCCACTGCACTACCCCATCATCATGAACAGCAGAGTGTGTCACCTGCTGGTCCTCAGCTCCTGGGTGACTGGGTTCTTAGTCATCTTTCCCCCTTTGCTCTTGGGACTCAAACTGGATTTCTGTGCTTCAAAAACAATAGATCACTTTCTATGTGACACTTCTCCTGTCCTCCAGCTGTCTTGCACAGACACACGTTTCATAGAATGGATGGCTTTTGTCTTAGCCGTAATAACTCTTGTCATCACCTTGATCTTAGTGATCCTCTCCTACACACTTATCATCAAAACCATCCTAAAGTTCCCTTCAGCCCAACAACGGAGAAAGGCCTTTTCCACCTGCTCCTCACACATGGTTGTTGTGTCCATCACTTATGGGAGTTGTATCTTCATGTACATGAAAACATCAGCCAGAGAGAGGGTGGCTTTAAACAAAGGTGTGGCTGTGCTCAACACCTCTGTGGCCCCTTTGCTGAACCCTTTCATTTACACCCTGAGGAACCAGCAGGTGAAGGACGCTTTCAAACATGTGCTTCACAGACTGTGCACTTCTAGAAATGGTGAGTTAAGATTTAGGCAAACATAG